tttcttttatgtcattgtgtctatgtcattatgtcaggCTTAACATACGGACATAAGAGTGCACGTGCCTCGCTGTGTCACTTGTGTGCACCAATCATCATATCTCTGCTTTCTTTTCTCTCTTGGTTCTTTTGCTTATGTCAGATGCCGGCTTTAAAGTGCAAGGCACACGTTGGGGGCAAATCACCAGTCTCATATCATTTTTTTGCTAGTGTGCATAGTGATACATACCTGTTTCTAAGACATGGATAATTCTGTCTTCACTAGGCCGCTGCTTCTGTCCCTTCACCTTGTTGATGGCTTGTAAAATCCACAGAAGATACTTGCGATCAAGACCATCTTTATCCTTCTCTGCATCTTTGTCCTTCTCTTTTTGTTTATCACTGTTACGGCCCTTAGCCATCTGGAATAAAAGGGAAAATATAAATGTGTGATTCCAGAAATTGTATTATATATCGTATTCATGAAATTGTATATCACATAGctgtctcaagattttgaaccttttcgcaagcctaattttcttgaaaatatccatacatttactgcattctcccgcattagctatcttggtacttctgatacattcattaaattattttctcaagatttttccttAAGCCCGGCGCACACTGTGAGCAAAACTTCACTCGTGCAATTTGCTCACTGCCTGGTGAGGCCAAAAACTCACAGTTCAAGCAGGTGATAATTTTGCCTCAGTTGCTTGCGAGACATGATTTCGTTCGATCGTCCGCACTCGATGAGTTTTTGGCCTTGCGAGGCAGTGAGCAAATTGCACGAATGAAGTTTTGGTCACCATGTGCGCCGGGCTTAAAGTGAGGTTGACATCTCTGAAATCATCACTGTCACTGGAAGACCCTCTCATTATTACTTAAGAATTGTGTATGTTCTATATAACAAATAACCATTAAAGTGCAAAATTAACTAAACACGATGTTTCATAATGTAAACAACGTGTCAAGCTGAACACTAAACAACAGAAAAACAGAACACCGAAATCAGAAAGGTAGATAAGCCTGTTATGAAACTTAAAACCTATAACACAAGTATACCTGTATAATAAAGTAACTTATCAAAAGTCCATAACATATTTAATTCAAATTGCCATCGAATAAGACGTTGTTTTCGACaaaggaaacaaaaaacacatggCTAGCTAAGATGCTGTACCAGAGTAAATTTCTAAAGGCTAAAGCTCGCAAAACAAGCCTATCAATGTTATGTTTTCTCTCAATTGATTCAACGAAGAAGCATTCTAATCTAGGGCACTTTGAGATCGTCAAAATAATACATAGCCGGTTTGCTTCTGTTTTACATTCGGGTTTTACGAATGGAGGAAACGACATGGGAAAACTTACTCACCTTTACTCTAAGGTTTCCTAGTCAAATCCGCTAAATAACGTTCCAAATCGGAGATGAAATAGTTCTTTACATCATTTTGCTAGTAAATGTAAAACAATCCGTCAATTCAAGGAAGAAATTTACCATAAAAGAGAAGAACTTCTCTCTACATTTCGATTCAAAATAACGCTTGGTGCCTCGTACATACAGTGCTTGAGCGTAATAAGAATTCACATTTTAATCAATAATTCACTTAGGCTTTTCAGCCATTCTTGCAACACTTATCCAGTttgaatttttaatttttattatgatttGATAACCAAGATTTTCCTTATCAAAAATAGCCCTTTTAGGggcttgaaataaaaaaaaggttgaatAACAATTACTTGTAAATAACTCGCGAAGCCATTTTCTCCTTAATGTAAATTATTTGCTCGTCTGACGCCATGTTgcctttttcttgatttctgattggctgttcAACACAGGCTTACCGCAGAGCATCAAGGGATAAGAAATGGCGCAAAGACTGtgctaccttttttttcggcctttttttttattttttagatgtCACACTCGCTCTTATAGGCGGCCATTTTGTGATTTCATTTGGAAGCCAAGGACTATGTAAAGTTTTATGCGTGCCCACATATCGAGAAGACTGCAAACTGTGCGCATCTTTTATTTTTGAGAAATGTCGTCTTCAAGCAAAAACAGTACTTTGGACGCAGGCGCCCCAAGTTCAGTGGTCTTTTCGTATGAAAGCGCTTCGATACTAAAGGCTAAAGTTTATATGGACATAGAAacgtattaaaaaaataaaataattggtATTGGGTTTTGGTGTATAATAAAGACTGACGTCTTACAAGAAGTCTCTGTGTCTTTCTTTCCCATTTTTAGCCGTTTTGGGAGTTCAGAGGAAGATCCGCCAATAGCAATACCTCGAACGGATTTTTAAGCTTGGAAGTAGAGTTATACCTCGGTTATTAAATTTACCTCATCGGAGCTCCCCTTTTTGTGGAGGGGTATAataagagcctggggcgagcgcgcgggagacctgtgatattctaaaacgttagggactaggctccatttccaagatggctgccagaaAAATCGTAGTAGACaagaattcctgcaagtttacgtggaaattctcgacttacaaagttctagggcgataaaaaaaagccgAAAAAATGATTGAGGCGGGACTCCCAACTATGGTATGTAGTGCCTAATAAGGTAATTACcaagcgagctagaaaaacgacagtttttaaaacaagattgactgatatgctTGAGgatttcattgaaaatttTTGTAAGAGGGGCTATTAAATTAGTTTTGgctattataataataatctcATTTAACATGTTGAAGCACCCTAGAGCTTTTTCAGTTTATCAAGCGCACATTTCACCTCAAGTGTCTCAATATGGTCGTATAGCTTGCTATTGAGTaatatggcagtccatggCAGTCAAAGGTAGTCGATGGCAAGTAATAGCAGTCCATGGTACTGGTAGTGGactgccattgactaccatggctTTCCATTGAGTAATATGGCAGTTCTTGGCAtgccatggtagtcaatggcaagtaaTGGCAGCCCATGATgatcaatggcaagtcatggaaGCCCAGTAgacaatggcaagtcatgtcagcccatggtagtcaatggcaagtcgtGGCAGTCCAGGGTagtggactgccatgactacCATGCTGCCATGACTACCATGCGGCTTTCCATACTGTattggttttgtttttatacgGAGAATATATGTTATTGAGCGGTGGTCATATATTATATTAGGTCATTCACTTTGCAGTGATGGGGAAGCTCGTTAAGGACTCGTCGCTAATGACACCGTGCTACTGCCATTGCATTTGTGACACGTTTTCGCGTTTAGATCACCTTGTAAGATGATTTTCCCTTTAACTGAAAAATCGAACACTTCTCGTTGTAAGGGACAGACaattagaaaagtgaagggggggggggttggtaAGGGACAAGACAAAATTCATACACGAtaaaaaaacctggaaaaaatGCATCCCAGaccagaaagaaaaaaaaatgcatacaacGATTCACCTTTCCTTTTTGTCCCCCTTCAGACAAAAAAATCTTGTCAATACAAAAACTTTGGTGATTTAATTTCATTTATGCAATTtaatgtatgtatgtataaaTTGTATAAATTATACAAAATAATCTTAATAGAAATAGCAATATATACAAAGCAAATCAAAAATATCTTTAAacttctttaaatatttcaattaaactgctaaaaataatatacaatTCAGTCCTCATGAAAAATCTGTCACATATATTAATTGTGCTTtcatataacataaaaatcgaATTTTTGAATACCTTAATTATGTCCAGAAATGCTGGAAACTCAAATGCTGGAACAAACTGAtcaaatgaatgaataaagcAAAACACTAAAAAGAAAGGGATTCATAGTTTCCATAGTCTCAACCATTATCAGCATGAAATCTAACAAATAAAACTGGAACCAATGAAAAAGGCTGTCATAGTCACTTTGAAAAACAGTAGCTCACCTGCATGCTACTTGTTCAATCATTAACAAAACATATTAATCCCTATGCAAAAAGTAAAACCAATATATACCACTTccatgcagttttttttttcaagaatcTTTTTAAGTTAATCATTGATCATCGTCTTCTGATTTCCACTCTTAAAAGAACATGCAAGCTctcacaaaagaaaaaaaaacatgaacatcttggagacaagaaaaaaaacatgcacgactgaaaccacccccccccccccccccccttttctaatggtccgtctCTAAATCGTCTAGTATGTCTTGTTGCCTTTGTTATTCTGGGGGCTCAGGTATGCCGTTCCTAGAAAGATATCCTCTCGAGGGAAAAATATTCCCTGATAATTTTGTACCaaattatgttgttatttatgGACggatagaatcaaaaagcctaaactgtcgcgatctcgtaccagaacaatgaatacaatacaccaaaaactggaaatcggcTCTGcccagagtcgatttccagtttttgatGTATTGTTATTTATGGACGGTATATATTTTACGCCGTCTGCTGTTGCTTTACTGATATAAATTgaaatgcccccccccccccccccgcatatCTACATTCCGTATTTTCCCTGTGCTTAGAGAAGACTTTAAACCCCTCGACTTCTAGTCTGAGTCTGCACTAGCATGAGTCTCAACAATCCCGAGTATGTCGTGATTGCTGATGGCTGAATAAATGCCTTACTTCTTGCGATTCTCCAACTTGTTCCCGAGCTCCTCACTTTTAACCCCATTTTTGCAACGATCCCGAAaatattgtgtgtgtgtgtggggagggggggggggggggcttggaAAGGGGGTACCATTCCCCTAGTGCGCATGCCCTTACGGCCATGTATAGAAGTCCGCTTCCATCATTCTTTCGCTCGCTTTTTTGCCGCGTTTGTGgggcgctcgccccaggctttTTGGACAATTTATAGCAATCTAAAAAAGCGATTGATATAAAATCAAAAAGTAGGACGTCGAGTACGCCTTTTATTGTTACAAATcacttaataaaaaaaatacttatttttctcgaaaatgaccaaaaaaatatttatttttctcgcAAATGACCAAAATGtgctaaagaaaaagaataacGATTGACTATGCACGCGCACCCTTTAAGTTATAAATCCCATGTATGTAGTGAATGATCACCGGGGGAAAAGCCGCATTCCCAGGTTGCCATTTTTGTAAGAAAAAGCACATTAAAAAACGCATGATTTCCATTAAACACAAACTAAGTATTAGATCCATAGCAAAGAAGTAAACCTGTCTAAAATCACTTGAATTAGAGCTCGAAGATGATTTTGTCATCACCAACGTCCCAAAGAACTAAAATATATATCGTTTCAAGAGCGATGTTTTGTTTTATCCAAGATCATCCCGGTGGTAGCTGCTACCCTTTATTTAAGAAATCAAAAAGCACTGATGACGCGGATCGAGGTATTGTCCACAATCTGGGACATGAAATTTAATCACTGCATTGGAAATTTCAACTagaaaattgatattttttttctcgtgtGTTAAAATTATTGTCCAATTGCTTCTTATATAAGACTGCTTTGTCCATGTTTATTATCCATCTTATGAACATCTTGTCTTAAGTATTTGCTTTTTTCACACAGGATGAGAGGGAACAAGAGACGGCACGAAAAGAGTAAGTAAGCCtttataattttcaaaatcATATGGTAATATTCTGCTGTTTTCTTTTCCTCTTAGAAAAGTGAACAAGTACTTGGCCGATCATCTTATCAGTGATGCAACGTCTAAGGTCGgttgggtttgttatattgaTATCCATAGACACTGTGTATTTTTCGTGCGGACTTACGAACAGACAGTTATCTTGATCACAATCTCACTGACCCAAATCTCTTCTTTTGCTGACAGGCTGTGGCGAAACTTTGCAAAGAAGATTTGGAGAGTTAAAATATACAGAGCAAAAAAGTACAAGTAACCTTTAAAAGATTACaattgttttatcttttattgatttatgCTATTATCTCTTATCTTAGAAAGGTGAACAAAATGGCGCATTATCTTGTCAGTGGTACCATTTCAAAGGTCGGTTTGGTTTGCGAGACGTAGACATTCATAGATACTCTGTGTATTTTACATACGTACCTACGGACGGAAAGTTATTTATCGATCACAATCTCAGGCTGTGGCGAAACTTTGCAAAGATGACTTGGAGAGGGTAAATATACAGAACAAAGTACAAGTCACCTTAAAAAAATCACTTATTCTATTGATTTATACAATGCGCTTGTTATCACCCTTTTTAATATTTCCTGCCAAACGTTTTACTTCATGCTAACCTGTACATTATCTTCTGCAGAAAACTAAATGACGTGCACAAAAAAATCGATGATATGCAAATGGGGAAGGTATAAGAATGATCACCGCACCTGGAAGGCCAGGACCAGGGGTTATACTGGGTGAATTCCAGCaaccccccgcccccccccccccctcccccttcaaaAACGTCAGAACGTCAACTACCCTTCTAATGCACCAGTGGAATTGAATAAGTATGACAACTTAAATATACCTACTTGTTTGCTTGGCAGAACGAAGCTCTTTCTCAAATTGAAGAGACGTTGAAAAGCAACGCAGAAAAAGAGAGGTAAACTAGAACGCCGGGTTTgttaaattataattatattctAAAGTGCCTTTGACTTCAGAATCATTGGAGAACTCAGAGAAAAACTAAAGGATGCAGAACCTACATGTCCTCGAATGGTAATTGACTTCTGACAACTCGCAAATACTCAGTAACTCTATAAACCATATTAGGAAAGCCCGCATATggatcaccatcaccatcaacatcaccttcaggcattaccatcaccaacaccatcaacatcTTTTTATCTTAACATTTCGCTGTTTTTGTTTCGTCAGTGCTCCAAAGAGATTCAGACCAACAACCAACCTGCAAGCAACAACAAAGGAAGTCAGTGTCAGGACTTCCATGATCTTCCGGTGCGAACctgtgaagtctgtacagtgcacaCTGTCGGTCTGGTAAAGTCTGCACTGTGCGAGATGTCTGCTGTCTAGTGAAATCTGCACTGTGCGCGCTGTCGGATtggtgaggtctgtacagtgctCGCTGTCTGTCTTTTGAAGTCTACACTGTGCGCGATGTCTGTCTAGGGAGATCTGCACCTTGCGCGTTGTCTGTCTAGTAAAGTCTGTAcaagtgcgcactgtctgtctgGTAAAATCTGCAtagtgtgcgctgtctgtctagtAAAGTCTGTACAAGTGCGCGCTCTCTGTCTGGTAAAATCTGCAtagtgtgcgctgtctgtctggtaaAATCTGCAtagtgtgcgctgtctgtctggtaaAATCTGCATAGTGTGCGCGGTCTGTCTGGTAAAATCTGCAtagtgtgcgctgtctgtctggtaaAATCTGCAtagtgtgcgctgtctgtctggtaaAATCTGCAtagtgtgcgctgtctgtctggtaaAATCTGCAtagtgtgcgctgtctgtctagtAAAATCTGCATAGTAtgcgctgtctgtctagtAAAGTCTGTAcaagtgcgcactgtctgtctgGTAAAATCTGCAtagtgtgcgctgtctgtctagtAAAGTCTGTAcaagtgcgcgctgtctgtctggtaaAATCTGCAtagtgtgcgctgtctgtctggtaaAATCTGCAtagtgtgcgctgtctgtctggtaaAATCTGCAtagtgtgcgctgtctgtctggtaaAATCTGCAtagtgtgcgctgtctgtctggtaaAATCTGCAtagtgtgcgctgtctgtctagtAAAATCTGCATAGTAtgcgctgtctgtctagtAAAGTCTGTAcaagtgcgcactgtctgtctgGTAAAATCTGAATAatgtgcgctgtctgtctagtAAAGTCTGTAcaagtgcgcactgtctgtctgGTAAAATCTGCATAGtttgcgctgtctgtctggtaaAATCTGCAtagtgtgcgctgtctgtctggtaaAATCTGCAtagtgtgcgctgtctgtctagtgAAGTCTGTACTGTATGCCAGCTACTCTGATCCGTTTACTTCGAATGCTACTGAATTGTCGAGACACAGAGTTTGCGCAAATAAGCGAAACTGTCTACTTTATACTATTTCGCATTTCCTTCATTTTCCAGTAGTACACGGATTAAGAGTGCAGTTCATAAAGCTTAAGAAGCCAGTCGTGTTCCACGCTAGAACCAAGGACTCAGACACACCACGAATTTCAAATATCACAGCAACACATGCAAAGGGTGCGAATAGAACGACCATCACTACAAGCACGTAGAACAAACATTTGACTGACTTTTTAATGCGCGTCAGATTCGACCCGTTTTCCGCCGATGGCATAGTTTGGTTGATCTTCAACTGATGGTACCTGATAAATTTGTAGATCTTATAATAACAGAATGTCATGGTAGCAAGACAAAGTGATATCAATGTGACTGCCGCTTTATGGTATGCTTGTACCCCCAAAAGGCCACATTCCTGCACACACGATCGACACTCGCTTGGTGGTGACGATGGAGTTATAGCCCTGGTGTAGATATAAAGCCAGGTATCTGTCGATACTTGCCGCTGTGATCGTTAGTATCGAGACTCCTTGAAATACAGCACTTGTGATCATTTGGCCATGCGACAAGTGCTTTGCACATCCGTGCAAAGGAACTCGCATAACTTCCAGGCGTAACATACTGGCTGAACGATAACGATTGTTTCAAGATCAGAAACCGCCAAATTAAACAGAAACAAGTTGGAAGTGGTCTGAAGTTAGTTAACCCTGGCTATAGTAATTaagatgatgatattgaagaCCAATAAAGGCAAGGTCAGTGTTGTGTAAACTGCTATCAACCAGTATGTGCTGGTCTGTAGATGGACTCGCCCACCCAGGGAAGCTATCGCAGGAAAGTTTAGGGACATCTGAGTAATATATGTCATAAATCGACCCTTTCTTCTTATTTACAATTAAAAATACGATTTACTTGCAAGAAGAATTCTAAATAACCATCAAATATTAAAGTCTGATAGTTTTCTAAAAATTTGGTTTGGAAAGTACTTTACTCAATTAATTACGTGCTTGAATTTGCGCAATGGAAATGGTTTCTTTGAGTTATTCTGTATTGCGATGGGGCGTGAAGTGGCCTTCTGTTATACTTGCGAAGACAACCCTGGGATACGAGGACGTGAAATTTTAAGGAGCCTCTCGAAGTCTGTGTTTATGCATAACACGATAACAGTAAATCTCCTGTATTCTGCTTCAGATAGCACAGTTAAATGGATATTGGGATTGACAGATGTTTAACTTGGTTCTTACCAAAAATTTGCTGTTGATGCAAAATCTGCTTGGTAGGGACGTTTAGAGCGCTGTAGTCAACCGATTTCCTTTCCTTGAATATCAAGGCAACTGGTTTacgttcggaaaaaaattcagTGAGTATTTTCGACTACATGTTACCCTCTCTCGTATACATCTTTTTGATTCGTAATCTTGACGAAGAAGATAAATATACATTTTCCTCGAGTATTTCTTGAAAATTTGATGAGCAATTTTATATGCTCCAGTTCAAAAACAATAGTACAACTTTTCAATGAAATCGATCGAAGCAGGGAAGGTAATTATCTTGATATATTTATGCTACCTTAGAACAACAGAATATTTATCATGTTGTTAAGCACCTGGAATGGGGGGAATATGTTAATATGCTATCCTCGGAAAGTAAAGATTATTGTATAGCATTCAATAAGGGGATTTCTTCCTCTGCACAACCAAAGAATGGCTATATTTCTAGATATTGTGCTGGTGAAACTACCTTACTTTGGTATTTGTGGATGGTGGTGTGATTCTAGACTCTCTTGGGTCATGTCCGTTTTTTTCTGTTTCGAATATCGCATGAAGTAAAATGAGAAGTAAAATGATAAGTTATGCCAATTTTAACACatcaatatatatatttttaatttcctACTTTTACCTATTTTACTTCCGGCTTTCACTGGCTACTCAAGTCGTTTTTAggaaaatgtttcaaaatCGGAAATTAAGAAAAACAAGATGTGCCAAAAGTGCTGCGGCGCATAACTTATAAGGTCACCTTAAACACgcgcaagaaaaaaataaattctttTGCCAAGCATacacttatttttattttattttcgcacgttctttaaaaaaaatctaacgTCTAAAATAGCTTGAAACGACCCCGATTCTCtcttttttcaaatgtttcaAGAAACTCAGAAAATTCCCCAAGATCCCTAAAAATACGTTTCATTAAAAAGAATCTGAAATGTTTGTAACACGATACAGGTGTTAGTAATTAACATACTCCCGGGAAACACTCCCCCCCTTTCTCCCGAGAAGAAGACAATATCTACAATACGATATGATTGTCAAGTTTAT
The DNA window shown above is from Nematostella vectensis chromosome 15, jaNemVect1.1, whole genome shotgun sequence and carries:
- the LOC116617734 gene encoding uncharacterized protein LOC116617734 isoform X2 → MTRIEDEREQETARKEKVNKYLADHLISDATSKKGEQNGALSCQWYHFKGRFGLRDVDIHRYSVYFTYVPTDGKLFIDHNLRLWRNFAKMTWRGKLNDVHKKIDDMQMGKNEALSQIEETLKSNAEKERIIGELREKLKDAEPTCPRMCSKEIQTNNQPASNNKGSQCQDFHDLPVRTCEVCTVHTVGLVKSALCEMSAV
- the LOC116617734 gene encoding uncharacterized protein LOC116617734 isoform X1, with amino-acid sequence MIEAGLPTMDEREQETARKEKVNKYLADHLISDATSKKGEQNGALSCQWYHFKGRFGLRDVDIHRYSVYFTYVPTDGKLFIDHNLRLWRNFAKMTWRGKLNDVHKKIDDMQMGKNEALSQIEETLKSNAEKERIIGELREKLKDAEPTCPRMCSKEIQTNNQPASNNKGSQCQDFHDLPVRTCEVCTVHTVGLVKSALCEMSAV